The region taagcAACTTAGGATTGACTGGTCATATTAACACACCGTGAACCCACAGTTAAGACACCATTAACTAGACGTTaaatgaaacgacgtcgttttcaaatgagatgaaacgacgtcgttttacatgattttaaaataaaaagaagtagatCTTTGGTTTTGAACTCAGGTTGGTTGGGACAAATAGCAAGACATTTTACCACTGGGCTACTGACAATTTCAAAAAGGTTACAAAcccatttaattttatttggtactcattgaatgtaaaaaaaatctctacaaacttaaaaagatctttaaaattccaaatttttttaaaaagttcaagaaaaagtaatattaaaattaaattataaataacttttttttgttaaaaatgaaaaaattccaaaataatttgaaaaataaaattccagaaaatttaaaaattcaaagaaaatgcaaaaaattaaagttacaattatcagctaaaaattaaaatcgcaTTCATAAtggttacaatatttattttaagcattttaatttaattttaatatgtgcgtatctttttatgtgtgtatagttaatttcaacttttagcagttgtttttaaaaaaatgaaaattttggaagatttttgatttttttaaagaaaaaataattttttttttaattttagtttcgaaattaattttataaaaaatttctatgttttttaatttttttggaattttaaagatctttataagtttttagagattttttttatatttaatgagtacaaaataaaatcaaatgtgTTAGTAACTCCAGTGTCACTAGCCTAGTGGTAAAATACCTTGTCATTTGACCCAACCAACCTGGGTTCAAAACCAAGGATctacttatttttgttttcaaaccatataaaacgacatcgtttcatctcatttgaaaacgacgtcATTTCACTTAACGCCAACAATAAACGACATAAAATTTTTCTATTAAACTTTCTGACGGCatgctaaattggcaagtcaacaaaaacattgttaattaattctaaagtcaataaaagttttgatgtttttttggtCAGTCCAAAAGTTCAcgtttcttttggcaattcaCGTAAAGGTGAGGTTTTTTATGGGCCGAATTCCCTATAAAATTTGGGGTGGactttagttatttaaattgtAAAGTGTTGGGCTTTGAATAAAATCTATCCGGGCTTTTAGTCGACTAAATAAAAGAATAGCCCTAGAAGCCCTAGGGCATCCTTCTAATTCCCTCTATTTGGCCGAAGATCCACCGCTAGCTGTGAAAGATTGGAGTTGCAGGTATCTGAGGTTTTTGATTCTCTTATTGGGTCTATTGATTTATTCGGTCTTAATGAAAGCTTTGCTCGCAGGAATCTGAGAGACCGTGGTCCCTTGAGTGTCCTCCTCCAGTTGCTCCGGGAACCATGTCCTCCAGTacaggtatatatatatctcttcaTAACTCCTCTCTATAATACTTCATATCGGATCATTTAGTTGGCATTTGTATTACTTCATATCAGATCATCTTGTTGCCACGTTTTGGGACTGGAACACGTGCTCATGCCCTATTGAGTCTGAGGCCTCTGCTAGAACTCTAATCTCCAACATTGAAAGCGGTTTAGGCCAGGTTCCCCATGGCCATGAGTATCGCATCTGCAGAAATAACAGATTTCTTTGTGGGGATATAACTGCAATTGAAAGGAGCCTTCTCGTAGACCAACGTTTCGATTGTTACTATGCTCCCAGAAGAAATCCGTTTTGCGGTGAACATGCTCATCTTCTGCCTGATCAGAAAAGACTTGCCGCTGAGCTCGGTTTAGAGTCATTGTTGGTACATTATGCTGACGTTCACCGAGATTCCGGACCATGGAATATACTCTTAATTACAGGTGACTGAAAATTTTTGCACCCCTTCTCTATACAACAATGAATCGTGTTTGGTTCATTTTGTGACTTTGCACCTGATGCAGGTGATTCAAGTTTTGCAACTTCAATGGATTATCTTTACTACTCCGGATACACCATTTTCTTAGCGAAGCCAAGTGATGCAGCTGATAGTTTTGAACAGCACTCCAACTATGCATGGGATTGGACACCCTTGCATACTAGTGCAGCTACTCAACCGATTCATGTTCATCCTCCGTCTCCTTAAGCGTCGTTCTCATTGTGCATgttgatttatttaaaaatatttgatgtaGAATATTTGACTAGCTCTTTGTTTGTCGTATGAATCATGAGTATTTTGGACACCATTGACTCTTGCAACCTGTAGCTCTCTGTTCTCTTAATATGGAATATGCCTAGCCCCAGGCCCAAAATCTCCtagtcatttaaaaataaacagagCAAGTAATACTCACCTCTAGAACAACTTGTCGAACACTTTTCTCTCTTATGTATCTTATCTGCCTCCCATGAATGCAAGATATCTCATGAGCTTTTTGGTTGTCTCCGTCTTCCCAGCTCCACTCTCTCCACTAACCAAAATAGACTTGCTCTTTGCCTCATTTATCATCGCCTTGGCATACATGGAAAGCGTTAGCTAATACAGTAATTTTCTATTCGTTGATTAACAACTTGTTACCTATAACTGGTGTCTGCAACCGGCAAACAGATGTGGGCTTAGCTCTCCAAACGCAGCTCCTTTATACTGCTCCATCATATGGACGCTATACAAATGTGGAGGTCTTTGGAATGGATTCACAGCAATCAAGATGTTTCCATTTTAAGTCTGCCTTAGTCAAAAAgattgcagttagataatctcTAAAGGTTTGATCAATGGAATGTTTTAAGATTACTGACATATATCTCATTTAGTGATAACCAGCAAGCAAGATTGTGGAGGACCTCTGGCTGATGGAGGTAAGCCAGTTTAGTCATGTCATCAACTCCTGCAGGTGGCGCCTCTGTAttctttggatagaggctagaGATACTAGCAACAATCTGTAAATACCAAATTTATACTTTAGCTTTCTTCTAAGATTAATGGACCAGTAACAAAGtggttttataagaaaatgagaACTATCTTCTTACTGTTTTCCCATCTGCAGTGAGTATTGTTGCATTAGTGCCTTTGATTTCTGTCACTTCTCGATTAGTCCATGCAAGTTATGGATCCTTGACCCAGACATGTGACCCGAGTGTGATGTTTACAGGATTCCAGGTATGTAGCATAAGGCTTACCATAACGCAAGCTTCTGTAAGCTCTTATGGTTGAGTATCTGCGGCAGTTGAAGAACAGAGAGATCAAATCAAATCTCCTGagtcattttcttgaaaaccatGCTTGAGCATTTGATATGAAACTGTTTGGTGTAAGGTCACTACTCTTTCATATAATCTTTCTCCGTTTTCAAAGCTTTTAACTTTTGAACATGAATGGGTCCTCTGGTAGGTTTAACTAAATGTGAAATTTCTACTTTTAGAACAATAAAGTAGTTTgctttatattttgatattgcAATTGCAACTTTgctttatattttgatattgcAATTGCACCAACTTTTTCTCTTGATCGGCCATGACCATGTACTGTTTCGCTGTGAAAGtgaattaatgtctttttttttttttctctcatcaAAAAGACATCAAAATTCACGTTTGGTTCCAATGATCTCTTGCAGAGCCAACTACTCATGAGGCGTATTGTGGGGTGCTTAGACTTGAAGTCATCACCTTAAAAGTGTTAACTTGTCCCATCttgttgaaaattttattactttcttgtttttattttataatgtgtgtgtgtgtgaaggCGGAAAATGGCTGGTGGAGCATCTCCGGAGGTGGCGGCTGAAGGCGGTGGTGGTTGAAGCTCCTTTTGGTTTAACTTTTCTAACTAGACTtggtttcatttttcttttatctttttaatttatttactaggtgattttttcgtgctcatgcacggatataaatatttataaaacaaatatactataataatagATTgctatatactttaattttaaactagatATTAATCCGCACATCCGTgcggatatatttatatttttaattaacattcaaaatataaaatatgttataaagatatatatttaatatcaattatatgtatataatttttattttgaaaatttatatttgttgaaatttgtttgatgatattgtacaaatcaaatattaatgaattatttttttatttatttaaaatgcaacatcaatattaatagtttaattttaaacattagttttatatgaattaataaaataaaaattattagcttctttgtttagaaatttttattctCGAAATGTTTTTATGcgactaaattaaattatttttgcaatattttaaaatattattttatttagtatattatatttcagtttaatgtttttatttttactaaaaatatcaaacataaaatgttacaaccaataaaatattatttatttcgttttatctaaaaatttaatttgataatttaaaaaagaattttgttataatatttaatttcaaaaatagttactgaaatatataaaatatggttgatattaaatataataaacagTAAAATGATAATTACCTAATgacaatatatttatcttttcttaggAATGTTATTGTTCAGATGTATATTGTTTTTCTTAGGAGAATATCATATATGAGTAACTTTAGGatatttagttaaatttctAATGAATGGTCTAACAAATACTTGTGTatgtagataaaaaataggactctattttaataggttggatattattgttatagattcATGTGTTATTTAGTTTTGGCATTAGTGTGTCATGTTCAATGTGTTTAGCCTCCATTTATAAACTATGAgattgtggtttttttttttatgggggatttgccaaaaatgactcaaaacttgattttgaatataaaagtgtacccccaaattcaatcaaatgcaaaagtaacccaaaagcctagtgaaattacaacagtccccttatgaacaaacaaaaaacatatattcaaTTTTACCACTATAACCCTCcgttagagaagacttctttgtaagtcttatCTATgatgacttctttgtaagtcttctcgttcagtagatcttaaaaataattttataaaaaaatattctgatgggtaaaaaattgaaatcatgtaataataatgatgtaaatttagtt is a window of Brassica napus cultivar Da-Ae unplaced genomic scaffold, Da-Ae ScsIHWf_253;HRSCAF=424, whole genome shotgun sequence DNA encoding:
- the LOC125574901 gene encoding uncharacterized protein LOC125574901; the protein is MSSSTDHLVATFWDWNTCSCPIESEASARTLISNIESGLGQVPHGHEYRICRNNRFLCGDITAIERSLLVDQRFDCYYAPRRNPFCGEHAHLLPDQKRLAAELGLESLLVHYADVHRDSGPWNILLITGDSSFATSMDYLYYSGYTIFLAKPSDAADSFEQHSNYAWDWTPLHTSAATQPIHVHPPSP